The genomic window CAGGCGTGACGACCGCAACAGAAGCAGAGATAGGCGTGACCGCGGCGACAGAGATCGTGAGTACCGCAACGGTGATTCTCATCGCCGTGATCGTCACCGAACCCGCACTCGCTCACCTGAACATGACCCGTACGCTGCTGAGCGCAGGCGGGCACAGCAGGACCGCGAGGCCAGGTATAGGGATACCGAACGTACAGGTCTTTCGCCCCCGCGCCGTCGCGAACATCGCGATGACGATCGTTACGAGCGCCGCCGCAGTCCCACGGGAGATCACTATGGCCGTGAGCGCCGCGAGCGCGAAGTCGAGCGTGAGAGAACCTACGTAAGCCGCGCTGATCCACGCGAGGGCAGTGTCAGCCTCGACTACGGCGATGGTACGAGTAGGGCCGCTCCATCTCGCCGCCGTCGTGAGAGCGACGCGAGTACAAGCCGTCGCGATGCCAAGGTACGTCTTTGATTTTCTTCAACATCATTCACGCAATGTGTCCTAATCGCCATCACAGCGCCCGCGGTACTCTCCCCGCCCTGACCCGCGCGGTAAGTCCAAGACTCCCGTCCCCGAGCCCATCAAGGAAGAAGACCGCGCTCTCAGGTCCGGCAGCGAAGAAGGCGAGATCGAAGAGGATTAGCGATCCTTGCCGACGAATTCTCTTCCCTTGAAACCTCCAAGTTTTCCTCTGCCGAGGAAGCCGAGTTCGTTGAGCTTCGAGGTGAGCGTAAGTAACTGTCCGAGTACCAAGGAGTGCAAGTGATGGTGTGGAGAAAAGCATAATCGTGGTGGGATTTAATTATTGTGTATCTTAGTCCTGTCACATAGCTAGTTTGTACGTCGTCTGATAGGAGGTAATGCATCAAAGCATGTACACATGCAATTCTTCTCTATGGCTTGCGATGCGCTGACCCAGGCGAGTACAGCATGTGTTTGCACGTGCACTGACTCGACGCCCCGAGTCAACCACCGAATGTGCCTGTCCAACGACACCTCGAGGATTGCTACTCAACCGAGCAGTGTCTCTATGCTACTACACACACCAGAGCCTGTGTCTAGTTCCTGCAGGGTGTGTGTAATCGGATCAGCGAATGACCGAATCCAGCCTTGAGTTGTTCGCAAAGAAATACTCGCACAGTCCAACTCGTACGCACAGTACGCAGTGAATGCACAGAAGATCCGACCGCTACCGCGACAACAATATCGCGCTCCCCACCTCAATGAGTTGAGCGCACCAACCATCATCCCATCTCCAACCCAACCCACAGCGCCGCGCGACTCGCGACTCGCAAAGCCAGAACCGGTAAACCTCGGTCCAACGCCGTTCCCCTTACCCCAGATTCGCTGCACCTCCACCTTTCCCCCAGCCGGGCTGCTCTGCTTTAAAGAAAGTGGCCGCCACAATCACAGAGAATGTAGCTACCGCACATTCTTTCTTGTCAaaccacacacacacacatacacacacaaTGTCGTCGACAGCGTACATTCCCTTCTCCGAGCCCGGCTACATCGCGGGCCTGCCCTCGCCGTACTACCAGGCGACGCACTTGCGATGGCAGAAAGCGTGCCGTGCGTTTGTGGACGAGCATTTGATTGAGAAGGGGCTGGAGTGGGATACAGAGGAGACGGTGCCGCCGCATGTGTTTGAGACGTTTGCGAAGGCGGGGATGCTGCTCCCTACGCTGCCGGCGCCGCTTCCTGTCGAGTGGCTGAGGAAGCTGGGGATACGCGACGTGCTGGGTGTGGTGAAGGTGGAGGAGTGGGATTATATTCATACGATGATCTATGCGGACGAGGTGAGTGTTGCTACTACATATCCGTCTGGGTGTGTTGGTTGGGAGACGTGGCTAAGATTGAGCAGATGGCACGTACTGGCCTCGCAGGCCCCAGTGGTAGTTTGACCACGGGCATGGCGTTCGGTGTACCGCCTATCATCAAGTACGGCGACAAGCAGCTCCAGGAACGCTTCCTCCCTGACCTCCTTACCGGCAAGAAACGCACTTGCATCGCCATTACCGAGCCGGAAGCTGGGTCCGACGTTGCAAACATTACCACCACGGCTGTCAAGACACCGGATGGGAAACACTACATTGTCAACGGCACGAAGAAGTGGATCACAAACGGCATCTGGTCTGAACTGTCGTCTATGGCGGTGCGCACGGGTGGGCCGGGGCCAAGTGGACTGAGCATGCTCGTCGTCCCGCTCAAGGGAAATCCAGGCGTGAGCATGAGACGCTTGAAAGTCGGCGGCCAGGTGTCCGCAGGAACGACGTTCATCGAGCTCGACGACGTCAAGGTGCCGGTTGAGAACTTGATTGGCGAAGAGGGTCAGGGCATGAAGTACATCATGACAAACTTCAACCACGAGCGCCTCACCATCGCCATCGGGGCCACTCGTCAGTCGCGCGTCGCGCTTGCCGCAGCAATGGAATATGTGCTCAAGCGCGAAGCCTTTGGGACGCCGTTGATCGACCAACCAGTCGTTCGACACCGACTCGCCAAAGCAGGCGCCCTGCTCGAGAGCCAGTGGGCGTGGGTAGAACAATTCGTGTACCAAATGACGAAGCTGCCAAAGGCCACGGCGGACATTGAGCTGGGCGGTCTGACAGCCATGGTCAAAGCGCAGAGCGGTATTGTGCTGAATGAATGTGCGCAGACGGCGCAGCTGCTGTTTGGCGGGAACGGGTATACCAAGAGCGGACAGGGAGAGTTGGTTGAGCGTATCTACCGCGAGGTACCTGGCATCAGGATACCAGGCGGCTCAGAGGACGTAATGCTGGACCTGGGAGTGCGGCAGTTGGTCAAGAACTTCAAGAACAAGACAAAGGCTCTGGAGCGACCGCAGGGCTCCTCCAAGTTGTAGTTCCGTAGTTTACAAGACATGTGATGATGTTCAAGATGTGTTGCGTTGTTCTACTTGGGCTTGCAGGTTCTTCACCGTGGATCGCGTGTGGTAGCCTGTATCTGTCTCAATGTCCTTGAGGACATTCCAAACCCGTGCTTTCTGGGACACAGTCTGTATATGCTTGGCTGCTGCAAACGAAGTCAGCAACTGGAAACATGTGAGATGAAGCTTACCATAGTATAACCCATGCGTTGAGAATACCTTAAGCGCAGCGGGGAAATCCGAAATGGTGATGTTTGTAATGCGCATCGCTTGGTCCTGGATCAAAGCAATGTAGCCTTCGTCTTGCAAGACGGGCTCGGCGTACAGCAAAACATGAGTGATATGATACCAGAAAGCTGAAGCCGCCGCTGCAACGACGGTGAAGTAAATCTTCCGGAACCCATCGTCGTCTGCATCGCCGTACGGGATCCCAATGAAGCACTCGGGCAGCCCAGCGCGCCATGCTTCCAACTCTCGTAAGAAATCTTCTCGTGCGGACCTACTGGTCTCTTTCCCTCCATCTGGACCAAAGACGAGATTGATGACCCGGGCTAGGATCCACATCAAGTGGTTTCCGAGTATGTCTTCTCGCGTCTCGTATTCTTTCCAGGACACGCCCCATTCTGCCGGATCCAAGACCAATGGTCTCTCGTTTGCCAATGACACGGCGATCTCGTGACGGCAGTAGATCCAGAAGTTGGCACCATCAGTGCCTGTGGACTGTGCAGTGATGCCGTGCGATTTGATCAGCATGGTCAGGCCGAGAAAGTGGCGTCTGTAATCTTCGGACCGGATGGCACCGTGCACTTCGTAACTTAGAAGGAGCATGCTGCCTGTCATTGCTGTCTCGCAGAACGGCACTTCGAGCGCGTCGATAAGCAGATGTAGAGCTTGGCCATAATGTCGTGCAGCGACTAGCTTCCAAGAGGCATTCAGACTCATGTTGGAGAGTGAGAGATGGTTAGCGGTAAATGCGCAGACACAGTGGAAGAGAAGTGGTGAGGCAAGAGCCAACTGCGGGACTTTGAGTTGATAGGTGCTGCTGTGGTCGAAAAGGTCCATCCAGGTAGCTACTGTCTTGACGTACGTTTGAAGTAGAAATGCACTTTCAGGATTGAGTGAGGGTCTGTCGGATGAGCCGCTACTGTTGGTTGTTGTTGGAGGCGATATAGATATTGCTGTTGCTAGGTCAAGTTCTGGGGGTGTGAGCTCCATCAATCGATCTAGACCATCCAAGTGCGACCGGAAGATATCCAGTGTCGAGATTGGGGCCTCATTGTGGTAGATTGTAGCTTCCTCTTGAGCACCTTGTGGATCTTGAACATATCTTTCTTGCACAGGAGCCGTGCGGTCGATCTTCCAGGCGGCTTCAGTCTTTTCACATCCAAGATCCAGACGTGCGCAGTTTCCACAAATGGGTTTTTTCTCATCACACCGAGTATGTCGACGCTTGCAGGTGTCGCTATGGCCAGTCAGTCATCCAATTACACCTCAATATCGAAGTTGGCGTACCATCCTGAGTCGGTCAGTAAACAAACATTTGAGTCGGCCAATCCGCTACCTACCTGTTCTCCTTCTCGGGCCACCTCTTCGTTTCTTCTTCGGCGGAGCCGCATCCCCCATTTTGGTGTAGGGATGTACAAGATTTACGAGAGACTTATTGATATGAAGGGTTCAGTCGAAGGTGACAAAGCCGCGAGGAGTCAGGCGGCAGCCGCGCCCTGGACAAGCTCATAATACATCATTCCGAACGAAAGCAACGTACAAGTGCCAAGCCCAACATCGAGACGATGAAGTGAACAAGATCAAGCTATCGGTATCTTTGTTCGGGTCGTACTTCGACTGGGGCTCTTGACGAGGTTTTGTGACGGCTTCATGATTGAAGATGCACGACATCTTATCGGCCCCACCAGCCTTGTGTCGCGGGGTAGCTTCTGCGAGCATGACCTTAAGCTTGCTTGATTGAACTTCTATACTCAACACCTGGTTTTTCTCAATTGTATGCTTCTAACGAGAAACCACTAGCAGAGCGTTTGCCTCTTCAGGTCTCCCATCTCCTCAATCCATGGCTCCCCTTTCAATCACACCACCACTTTTGAACTCCGCCAACCCGTGGTGCACTACGCTTGAACAACTCCAAAAACTGTATGACAGCGATCATACTGGAGCTATCACAACACGAACTTCCCTGCTCAACGGTTTCCCTCACGACCCAGTGGTCCACCAATTCGCTTTTTACAACCCCACAAGTCATGCTGCATCGCCTCCGAATGTTGATCTAGCAGGCAGGTCCGATGACAATGGCAGTTTGAATACACTAGGCTATAGCCCAATACCTCTGGAAGAGTATCTCGGCTTCATCAAAACTATCAGTCAAAGTCTGCCTCCGAGTCCAAAAGGAGGAAGAAAGCATTACAAACCGGTTATCGTTTCAGTGACAGGCTCCGTTGAGGAGACAGTATCTTGCTATAAGCTCATCACATCTTCCCAAAAGGATGTCCGGATGGTGCTTGCTATGGAAGTCAATCTCTCTTGCCCAAACATTCCAGGCAAACCGCCGCCAGCCTACGACTCGGCCTCTTTGTTGACCTATCTAAGCGCACTAAAGACAGAGATTAGCCGCCAGGTATCTGAGGATGGTACATCGTCACATCCACAT from Ascochyta rabiei chromosome 2, complete sequence includes these protein-coding regions:
- a CDS encoding Dihydroorotate oxidase (fumarate), translated to MAPLSITPPLLNSANPWCTTLEQLQKLYDSDHTGAITTRTSLLNGFPHDPVVHQFAFYNPTSHAASPPNVDLAGRSDDNGSLNTLGYSPIPLEEYLGFIKTISQSLPPSPKGGRKHYKPVIVSVTGSVEETVSCYKLITSSQKDVRMVLAMEVNLSCPNIPGKPPPAYDSASLLTYLSALKTEISRQVSEDGTSSHPHTGHTHVPIGIKTPPYTYQDQYSGLVKALRESAHAEPEHLPCPISFITATNTLGSSLLLTPQFESSSDGKHSHEVFHRALESAAGTGIGGLAGAPLHPLALGNVYTIKGLLFQYKELEEIQIIGVGGVEDAASYKRMRAVGAAAVGVGTALGRKGVEVFEEIRRGLAATE